In Peromyscus leucopus breed LL Stock unplaced genomic scaffold, UCI_PerLeu_2.1 scaffold_1436, whole genome shotgun sequence, the following are encoded in one genomic region:
- the LOC114688811 gene encoding H-2 class I histocompatibility antigen, K-B alpha chain-like codes for MEVRLVDEMQFLCFHSHAETLRTKSGAPWVEQDGREYWEQETWNAKITQQTFRTTNTVKKVMSGCKVDSNICLLCGYEGYTYDGCNYISLMEDLRTWTEAQITWLEMEQAGNAETQGLPG; via the exons ATGGAAGTCCGCTTGGTGGACGAAATGCAGTTCCTGTGCTTCCACAGCCACGCGGAGACTCTGAGGACGAAGTCCGGGGCGCCATGGGTGGAACAGGATGGGCGGGAGTATTGGGAGCAGGAGACATGGAACGCCAAGATCACCCAGCAGACTTTCCGAACTACAAACACAGTCAAGAAG GTGATGTCTGGCTGTAAAGTGGATTCGAACATCTGCCTCCTTTGTGGATATGAAGGATATACCTATGATGGCTGCAATTACATCTCCCTGATGGAGGACCTGAGAACATGGACAGAAGCACAGATCACCTGGTTGGAGATGGAGCAGGCTGGTAATGCAGAGACACAGGGCCTACCAGGGTAG